The proteins below are encoded in one region of Maribacter aestuarii:
- a CDS encoding group III truncated hemoglobin codes for MKEKKSAIKNREDINLLVRTFYSKVRKDKVLGPIFNSIIADWESHFIVLSDFWETQLFLKRKYIGNPVVVHQEVDKKMNHTVTSEHFGLWLNLWFETIDDLFEGETAWIAKNRAQKVSTMLFLKIFEEREQGR; via the coding sequence TTGAAGGAAAAGAAGTCTGCTATTAAAAATAGGGAAGACATAAATCTTTTGGTTAGGACCTTTTATTCAAAAGTCAGAAAAGATAAAGTTCTTGGACCAATTTTCAACAGTATTATCGCTGATTGGGAATCTCACTTTATTGTGCTTTCCGATTTTTGGGAAACCCAGTTATTCTTGAAAAGGAAATACATCGGAAATCCAGTGGTCGTGCACCAAGAAGTAGATAAGAAAATGAATCACACCGTTACTTCAGAACATTTTGGGCTTTGGTTAAATTTATGGTTTGAGACCATCGATGATCTTTTTGAAGGAGAAACAGCATGGATTGCCAAAAACAGGGCCCAAAAGGTGAGTACGATGTTGTTTCTTAAAATCTTTGAAGAACGTGAACAAGGACGGTAA
- a CDS encoding pyruvate kinase, protein MEKLEVGDKMYNVVQDGFDDFARYSFSEVVKLTETLAVLKNGIRLINKPKPSYIMEDIGYSVSRKKGTHWHKVSLQAIRNAQIENEKIKVHNWFEEKEFSLEEKSTIYELLAK, encoded by the coding sequence ATGGAAAAACTAGAGGTTGGAGATAAAATGTACAATGTTGTACAGGACGGTTTTGATGATTTTGCAAGATATTCGTTCTCCGAGGTAGTAAAACTAACTGAAACTCTTGCTGTTTTAAAAAATGGTATCCGCTTAATCAATAAGCCAAAACCTTCCTATATTATGGAGGATATCGGATATTCCGTCTCGCGAAAAAAGGGTACTCACTGGCACAAGGTCTCTTTACAGGCTATTAGAAATGCACAAATTGAAAATGAAAAAATTAAGGTGCATAATTGGTTTGAGGAAAAGGAGTTTAGTTTAGAAGAAAAAAGTACTATCTACGAACTGTTGGCGAAGTAG